The Amphiprion ocellaris isolate individual 3 ecotype Okinawa chromosome 6, ASM2253959v1, whole genome shotgun sequence genome contains a region encoding:
- the golga1 gene encoding golgin subfamily A member 1 isoform X3: protein MFAKLKKKIAEEAATAPKSGVRIPRTISKESITSVGADSGDDFASDGSSSRDDLPAQLLRRNDQIRKLEAKLSDYAEQLRIMQKTKDKLEIALERHQDSSIKKLQDQNESHQASRAKMAEGMTLALEKKDQEWMEKMASVEKLLRKEELLSQREQEIQQKEADVQSAKRGLAEARRKLQALEQQHEESCRLNSELEIEREELLLLREEADKKIGELEGRCKDLQSVIQQVSEDFQKSQSMVSTLDKSLHELQTEHDALKLQQQKAAVTEEDKERLLVDLQKKVTSLERRLQGNLSQDEHLQELLQEKSSLWQSLEETRAELLAVRTNHADTVSSLETQVSRMSCSITELQTLLRHKDDSSRAYKERTDTQIANLEQQLLESSERLKSTEQQITEKQQHIDKLRREWSEEKAFLDQQACLLQQQNQKNASQLEENITSLQTDKEKLLDSVAHLDKQIDKANATLQEQAEELERCKAELNSRQTVSTEIAKALEETRRQKEELQTKVEELTTSLQSSQQEQATATKKLVLRDEDVETLQIEVQSRQASLDQLQEETERLRAQLEQMERDKDSQLISLREELLSQTQQLDSCQARISYLEVEVETLTEQLHSPEVCEEDQNGSVTMDDLDHIQKVNRELEQQLSDKNRTIKQLQQRLAELKRTLQKELKIKPEPEAEGKEKLPESRAEKQEKVCSDSPLASTPSPPTSNTTVTNTSDLNDSREINFEYLKHVVLKFMSSREAEAYQLIRAVSVLLNFTREEEDMLKQTLEYKMSWFGSKPSPKGIIRPSISGTSTHWS, encoded by the exons gCATCTGATGGCAGCAGCTCCAGGGATGACCTGCCCGCCCAGCTCCTCAGAAGAAACGATCAGATCAGGAAGCTGGAGGCCAAGCTATCAG ACTACGCTGAGCAGCTACGAATTATGCAGAAGACCAAGGACAAGCTTGAAATTGCATTAGAAAGGCATCAGGATT CATCCATAAAGAAACTTCAAGACCAGAATGAATCTCATCAGGCCAGCAGAGCCAAAATGGCAGAGGGGATGACTTTGGCTTTAGAAAAGAAGGATCAG GAATGGATGGAGAAGATGGCCAGTGTAGAAAAG TTGCTGAGGAAGGAGGAGTTGCTGAGCCAACGGGAACAAGAGATTCAGCAGAAGGAGGCTGATGTTCAATCAGCCAAACGAGGCCTAGCAGAGGCTCGGAGGAAACTCCAGGCTCTGGAACAGCAGCATGAGGAGAGCTGCAGACTCAACTCTGAGCTTGAAATAGAGCG AGAggaactgctgctgctcagagagGAGGCAGATAAGAAGATTGGTGAGCTGGAGGGACGATGCAAGGATCTGCAGTCAGTTATCCAGCAGGTCTCTGAAGACTTCCAGAAG TCGCAGAGTATGGTGTCAACTTTAGACAAGTCCCTCCATGAATTACAGACTGAACACGATGCCCTGAAGTTGCAACAACAAAAG GCAGCTGTAACAGAGGAAGACAAGGAGCGCCTGTTGGTGGACCTTCAGAAGAAAGTAACCTCCTTGGAGAGGCGGCTGCAAGGGAACCTGAGCCAGGATGAGCATCTGCAGGAGCTTCTCCAGGAG AAGTCCAGCCTGTGGCAAAGTCTGGAAGAGACCAGAGCAGAGCTGCTGGCTGTGCGGACAAACCATGCTGATACTGTCAGCTCTTTGGAGACACAG GTATCTAGGATGAGCTGTAGTATTACTGAGCTGCAGACTCTTCTCCGACACAAAGATGACTCTTCCAGGGCCTACAAGGAGAGAACGGACACACAA atCGCTAACCTGGAGCAGCAACTTCTAGAGAGCAGTGAGAGGCTGAAGAGTACAGAGCAGCAAATCACAGAGAAACAACAGCACATTGATAAACTA CGAAGAGAGTGGAGTGAAGAGAAAGCCTTTCTCGACCAGCAGGCGTgtttgttacagcagcagaatcagAAGAATGCCAGCCAGCTGGAAGAAAACATCACTTctttacagacagacaaagagaaacTGCTTGACAGTGTG GCTCACCTGGACAAGCAGATAGACAAAGCAAACGCCACTCTACAGGAGCAGGCAGAAGAGCTGGAACGATGCAAG GCAGAGCTGAACAGTCGGCAGACGGTGAGCACAGAAATTGCCAAAGCTCTGGAAGAAACCAGACGACAGAAGGAAGAGTTGCAAACAAAG GTTgaagagctgacaacttctctACAGAGCTCACAGCAGGAACAAGCCACTGCCACTAAGAAGCTGGTCCTGAGAGATGAAGATGTTGAAACACTCCAGATTG AGGTGCAGAGTCGGCAGGCATCACTGGaccagctgcaggaggagactGAGCGGCTGCGAGCCCAGCTGGAGCAGATGGAGCGGGACAAAGACTCCCAGCTGATCAGCCTGAGGGAGGAGCTGCTCAGTCAGACACAGCAGCTAGACAGCTGCCAGGCGCGG ATCTCATACCTGGAGGTAGAAGTAGAAACTCTGACAGAACAGCTTCACAGCCCTGAAGTGTGTGAAGAGGATCAGAATGGCAGTGTGACCATGGACGATCTAGATCATATTCAGAAAGTCAACAGAGAGCTGGAGCAGCAACTCAGTGACAAGAACAGG ACCAttaagcagctgcagcagagactgGCAGAACTGAAAAGAACTCTGCAGAAGGAACTG AAAATAAAGCCTGAGCCAGAAGCTGAAGGCAAGGAGAAATTGCCAGAAAGCCGAGCTGAAAAACAGGAGAAAGTTTGTTCAGACTCCCCACTGGCATCCACTCCAAGCCCCCCGACCTCCAACACCACAGTGACCAACACCTCAGACCTCAACGACTCACGAGAAATCAACTTTGAGTATCTCAAGCACGTCGTCCTCAAGTTCATGTCATCTAGAGAAGCTGAG GCCTATCAGCTAATACGAGCTGTATCTGTGCTGCTGAATTTCACTCGTGAGGAAGAAGATATGCTGAAGCAAACTCTGGAGTACAAG
- the golga1 gene encoding golgin subfamily A member 1 isoform X1 gives MFAKLKKKIAEEAATAPKSGVRIPRTISKESITSVGADSGDDFASDGSSSRDDLPAQLLRRNDQIRKLEAKLSDYAEQLRIMQKTKDKLEIALERHQDSSIKKLQDQNESHQASRAKMAEGMTLALEKKDQEWMEKMASVEKEKAALSARLEEMMEQSLALFQKRDDLDELEGFQQQELAKVKHMLLRKEELLSQREQEIQQKEADVQSAKRGLAEARRKLQALEQQHEESCRLNSELEIEREELLLLREEADKKIGELEGRCKDLQSVIQQVSEDFQKSQSMVSTLDKSLHELQTEHDALKLQQQKAAVTEEDKERLLVDLQKKVTSLERRLQGNLSQDEHLQELLQEKSSLWQSLEETRAELLAVRTNHADTVSSLETQVSRMSCSITELQTLLRHKDDSSRAYKERTDTQIANLEQQLLESSERLKSTEQQITEKQQHIDKLRREWSEEKAFLDQQACLLQQQNQKNASQLEENITSLQTDKEKLLDSVAHLDKQIDKANATLQEQAEELERCKAELNSRQTVSTEIAKALEETRRQKEELQTKVEELTTSLQSSQQEQATATKKLVLRDEDVETLQIEVQSRQASLDQLQEETERLRAQLEQMERDKDSQLISLREELLSQTQQLDSCQARISYLEVEVETLTEQLHSPEVCEEDQNGSVTMDDLDHIQKVNRELEQQLSDKNRTIKQLQQRLAELKRTLQKELKIKPEPEAEGKEKLPESRAEKQEKVCSDSPLASTPSPPTSNTTVTNTSDLNDSREINFEYLKHVVLKFMSSREAEAYQLIRAVSVLLNFTREEEDMLKQTLEYKMSWFGSKPSPKGIIRPSISGTSTHWS, from the exons gCATCTGATGGCAGCAGCTCCAGGGATGACCTGCCCGCCCAGCTCCTCAGAAGAAACGATCAGATCAGGAAGCTGGAGGCCAAGCTATCAG ACTACGCTGAGCAGCTACGAATTATGCAGAAGACCAAGGACAAGCTTGAAATTGCATTAGAAAGGCATCAGGATT CATCCATAAAGAAACTTCAAGACCAGAATGAATCTCATCAGGCCAGCAGAGCCAAAATGGCAGAGGGGATGACTTTGGCTTTAGAAAAGAAGGATCAG GAATGGATGGAGAAGATGGCCAGTGTAGAAAAG gAGAAGGCTGCCCTGTCAGCCCGGCTAGAAGAAATGATGGAACAAAGCTTAGCACTCTTCCAGAAAAGAGATGACCTGGATGAACTGGAGGGCTTTCAGCAACAGGAGCTCGCTAAAGTTAAGCACATG TTGCTGAGGAAGGAGGAGTTGCTGAGCCAACGGGAACAAGAGATTCAGCAGAAGGAGGCTGATGTTCAATCAGCCAAACGAGGCCTAGCAGAGGCTCGGAGGAAACTCCAGGCTCTGGAACAGCAGCATGAGGAGAGCTGCAGACTCAACTCTGAGCTTGAAATAGAGCG AGAggaactgctgctgctcagagagGAGGCAGATAAGAAGATTGGTGAGCTGGAGGGACGATGCAAGGATCTGCAGTCAGTTATCCAGCAGGTCTCTGAAGACTTCCAGAAG TCGCAGAGTATGGTGTCAACTTTAGACAAGTCCCTCCATGAATTACAGACTGAACACGATGCCCTGAAGTTGCAACAACAAAAG GCAGCTGTAACAGAGGAAGACAAGGAGCGCCTGTTGGTGGACCTTCAGAAGAAAGTAACCTCCTTGGAGAGGCGGCTGCAAGGGAACCTGAGCCAGGATGAGCATCTGCAGGAGCTTCTCCAGGAG AAGTCCAGCCTGTGGCAAAGTCTGGAAGAGACCAGAGCAGAGCTGCTGGCTGTGCGGACAAACCATGCTGATACTGTCAGCTCTTTGGAGACACAG GTATCTAGGATGAGCTGTAGTATTACTGAGCTGCAGACTCTTCTCCGACACAAAGATGACTCTTCCAGGGCCTACAAGGAGAGAACGGACACACAA atCGCTAACCTGGAGCAGCAACTTCTAGAGAGCAGTGAGAGGCTGAAGAGTACAGAGCAGCAAATCACAGAGAAACAACAGCACATTGATAAACTA CGAAGAGAGTGGAGTGAAGAGAAAGCCTTTCTCGACCAGCAGGCGTgtttgttacagcagcagaatcagAAGAATGCCAGCCAGCTGGAAGAAAACATCACTTctttacagacagacaaagagaaacTGCTTGACAGTGTG GCTCACCTGGACAAGCAGATAGACAAAGCAAACGCCACTCTACAGGAGCAGGCAGAAGAGCTGGAACGATGCAAG GCAGAGCTGAACAGTCGGCAGACGGTGAGCACAGAAATTGCCAAAGCTCTGGAAGAAACCAGACGACAGAAGGAAGAGTTGCAAACAAAG GTTgaagagctgacaacttctctACAGAGCTCACAGCAGGAACAAGCCACTGCCACTAAGAAGCTGGTCCTGAGAGATGAAGATGTTGAAACACTCCAGATTG AGGTGCAGAGTCGGCAGGCATCACTGGaccagctgcaggaggagactGAGCGGCTGCGAGCCCAGCTGGAGCAGATGGAGCGGGACAAAGACTCCCAGCTGATCAGCCTGAGGGAGGAGCTGCTCAGTCAGACACAGCAGCTAGACAGCTGCCAGGCGCGG ATCTCATACCTGGAGGTAGAAGTAGAAACTCTGACAGAACAGCTTCACAGCCCTGAAGTGTGTGAAGAGGATCAGAATGGCAGTGTGACCATGGACGATCTAGATCATATTCAGAAAGTCAACAGAGAGCTGGAGCAGCAACTCAGTGACAAGAACAGG ACCAttaagcagctgcagcagagactgGCAGAACTGAAAAGAACTCTGCAGAAGGAACTG AAAATAAAGCCTGAGCCAGAAGCTGAAGGCAAGGAGAAATTGCCAGAAAGCCGAGCTGAAAAACAGGAGAAAGTTTGTTCAGACTCCCCACTGGCATCCACTCCAAGCCCCCCGACCTCCAACACCACAGTGACCAACACCTCAGACCTCAACGACTCACGAGAAATCAACTTTGAGTATCTCAAGCACGTCGTCCTCAAGTTCATGTCATCTAGAGAAGCTGAG GCCTATCAGCTAATACGAGCTGTATCTGTGCTGCTGAATTTCACTCGTGAGGAAGAAGATATGCTGAAGCAAACTCTGGAGTACAAG
- the golga1 gene encoding golgin subfamily A member 1 isoform X2, whose protein sequence is MFAKLKKKIAEEAATAPKSGVRIPRTISKESITSVGADSGDDFASDGSSSRDDLPAQLLRRNDQIRKLEAKLSASIKKLQDQNESHQASRAKMAEGMTLALEKKDQEWMEKMASVEKEKAALSARLEEMMEQSLALFQKRDDLDELEGFQQQELAKVKHMLLRKEELLSQREQEIQQKEADVQSAKRGLAEARRKLQALEQQHEESCRLNSELEIEREELLLLREEADKKIGELEGRCKDLQSVIQQVSEDFQKSQSMVSTLDKSLHELQTEHDALKLQQQKAAVTEEDKERLLVDLQKKVTSLERRLQGNLSQDEHLQELLQEKSSLWQSLEETRAELLAVRTNHADTVSSLETQVSRMSCSITELQTLLRHKDDSSRAYKERTDTQIANLEQQLLESSERLKSTEQQITEKQQHIDKLRREWSEEKAFLDQQACLLQQQNQKNASQLEENITSLQTDKEKLLDSVAHLDKQIDKANATLQEQAEELERCKAELNSRQTVSTEIAKALEETRRQKEELQTKVEELTTSLQSSQQEQATATKKLVLRDEDVETLQIEVQSRQASLDQLQEETERLRAQLEQMERDKDSQLISLREELLSQTQQLDSCQARISYLEVEVETLTEQLHSPEVCEEDQNGSVTMDDLDHIQKVNRELEQQLSDKNRTIKQLQQRLAELKRTLQKELKIKPEPEAEGKEKLPESRAEKQEKVCSDSPLASTPSPPTSNTTVTNTSDLNDSREINFEYLKHVVLKFMSSREAEAYQLIRAVSVLLNFTREEEDMLKQTLEYKMSWFGSKPSPKGIIRPSISGTSTHWS, encoded by the exons gCATCTGATGGCAGCAGCTCCAGGGATGACCTGCCCGCCCAGCTCCTCAGAAGAAACGATCAGATCAGGAAGCTGGAGGCCAAGCTATCAG CATCCATAAAGAAACTTCAAGACCAGAATGAATCTCATCAGGCCAGCAGAGCCAAAATGGCAGAGGGGATGACTTTGGCTTTAGAAAAGAAGGATCAG GAATGGATGGAGAAGATGGCCAGTGTAGAAAAG gAGAAGGCTGCCCTGTCAGCCCGGCTAGAAGAAATGATGGAACAAAGCTTAGCACTCTTCCAGAAAAGAGATGACCTGGATGAACTGGAGGGCTTTCAGCAACAGGAGCTCGCTAAAGTTAAGCACATG TTGCTGAGGAAGGAGGAGTTGCTGAGCCAACGGGAACAAGAGATTCAGCAGAAGGAGGCTGATGTTCAATCAGCCAAACGAGGCCTAGCAGAGGCTCGGAGGAAACTCCAGGCTCTGGAACAGCAGCATGAGGAGAGCTGCAGACTCAACTCTGAGCTTGAAATAGAGCG AGAggaactgctgctgctcagagagGAGGCAGATAAGAAGATTGGTGAGCTGGAGGGACGATGCAAGGATCTGCAGTCAGTTATCCAGCAGGTCTCTGAAGACTTCCAGAAG TCGCAGAGTATGGTGTCAACTTTAGACAAGTCCCTCCATGAATTACAGACTGAACACGATGCCCTGAAGTTGCAACAACAAAAG GCAGCTGTAACAGAGGAAGACAAGGAGCGCCTGTTGGTGGACCTTCAGAAGAAAGTAACCTCCTTGGAGAGGCGGCTGCAAGGGAACCTGAGCCAGGATGAGCATCTGCAGGAGCTTCTCCAGGAG AAGTCCAGCCTGTGGCAAAGTCTGGAAGAGACCAGAGCAGAGCTGCTGGCTGTGCGGACAAACCATGCTGATACTGTCAGCTCTTTGGAGACACAG GTATCTAGGATGAGCTGTAGTATTACTGAGCTGCAGACTCTTCTCCGACACAAAGATGACTCTTCCAGGGCCTACAAGGAGAGAACGGACACACAA atCGCTAACCTGGAGCAGCAACTTCTAGAGAGCAGTGAGAGGCTGAAGAGTACAGAGCAGCAAATCACAGAGAAACAACAGCACATTGATAAACTA CGAAGAGAGTGGAGTGAAGAGAAAGCCTTTCTCGACCAGCAGGCGTgtttgttacagcagcagaatcagAAGAATGCCAGCCAGCTGGAAGAAAACATCACTTctttacagacagacaaagagaaacTGCTTGACAGTGTG GCTCACCTGGACAAGCAGATAGACAAAGCAAACGCCACTCTACAGGAGCAGGCAGAAGAGCTGGAACGATGCAAG GCAGAGCTGAACAGTCGGCAGACGGTGAGCACAGAAATTGCCAAAGCTCTGGAAGAAACCAGACGACAGAAGGAAGAGTTGCAAACAAAG GTTgaagagctgacaacttctctACAGAGCTCACAGCAGGAACAAGCCACTGCCACTAAGAAGCTGGTCCTGAGAGATGAAGATGTTGAAACACTCCAGATTG AGGTGCAGAGTCGGCAGGCATCACTGGaccagctgcaggaggagactGAGCGGCTGCGAGCCCAGCTGGAGCAGATGGAGCGGGACAAAGACTCCCAGCTGATCAGCCTGAGGGAGGAGCTGCTCAGTCAGACACAGCAGCTAGACAGCTGCCAGGCGCGG ATCTCATACCTGGAGGTAGAAGTAGAAACTCTGACAGAACAGCTTCACAGCCCTGAAGTGTGTGAAGAGGATCAGAATGGCAGTGTGACCATGGACGATCTAGATCATATTCAGAAAGTCAACAGAGAGCTGGAGCAGCAACTCAGTGACAAGAACAGG ACCAttaagcagctgcagcagagactgGCAGAACTGAAAAGAACTCTGCAGAAGGAACTG AAAATAAAGCCTGAGCCAGAAGCTGAAGGCAAGGAGAAATTGCCAGAAAGCCGAGCTGAAAAACAGGAGAAAGTTTGTTCAGACTCCCCACTGGCATCCACTCCAAGCCCCCCGACCTCCAACACCACAGTGACCAACACCTCAGACCTCAACGACTCACGAGAAATCAACTTTGAGTATCTCAAGCACGTCGTCCTCAAGTTCATGTCATCTAGAGAAGCTGAG GCCTATCAGCTAATACGAGCTGTATCTGTGCTGCTGAATTTCACTCGTGAGGAAGAAGATATGCTGAAGCAAACTCTGGAGTACAAG